Below is a window of Candidatus Eisenbacteria bacterium DNA.
CGGATCAGCACCAACCTGAGGCTCACGGGCGAGCTGGATTTCTGGTTCGGCTGCGACTGCTGCGCGGTCGGCACGCTCGAGCCGTGCGGTCCCGACGATCCACCAGATCTGCACCGTGGCAAGGAAGTGCGCCTGGTGTGGGAGGTCGACGCGTTGTTCGCATGGACGCTCGACGAGTTCGAAGACTATCTGGCGGGCGAGCGCTTCACGCTGCCGACCACTTCGAAGATCGCGGCGGTGAGCGATCTCTCGGTGCCGATCCTCGACATCGCTGCGGAACATCTGCGGCGTGGCGATGAACGCTTCGGCGGTCAGGGGGGCGGATTGTTCGGCCCCATCGACTTGAAGTACGTCGATCTGAGCTGAGGCTGCCCCGGTGGCTTAGCGGCGAGCCTTCTTGGCGGCGCGGGCCTTGGCCTTCCGAAGCTTTTGAGTGGTCTTGGCTTTCTTACGACGCAGGCGGTGTTTGAAGGAAGTCATGGAGTCCTCGTGGGCGTGAGATCGAGCGGAACGCCTCTGCGGGGCTCCGCGCCAGCGGGCGAGGAAGTTACGGCACGGCGACCGCGTGGCGCAAGCCCGGCGGGGCTCAGCCCGTGGGTCCGCGCTCCTCAAGCACTCGCTGCGCGAGCGCGTCGGCGGCCGGTCCGGCCTTGATCTCGCTCGCGGAACCCGCCACCACGTAGATGCGCTTGTTGTTGCTCAGCGCATCGGCCGGAAACATGAAGAAGCCTTCGCGGTCGGGCAGGTAGGACAGCGAGTAGCCGCACAGCAGCTCGCCGTCCTTGAAACGCACTGCGATCTTCTTGCCCTGGCTGGATTCCGGCGGCGCCGCGACGAAGCCCGGGATGTCACGGCGGGTCGGATTGCCGTCGAATTCCTTCACGAAGAACATCGCCTTCATGTGCTTGCAGCGGAGTTCGATCGCGGCCGCTCCATCGCGCGGCAGGAGATGAAACGTGACGCGGTTGGGAAAGAAATCCTGCGTCGTTCCTTTGAGGATGCGCCCATCGTTCATGTGGGCGACCACGCGCGTGCTCTCGGACATGGTGGGGTTCCGTCCTCCGTTGGCCACGAGCAACCGGCCCGGGCGCGGACCCTAGCCCCTCGCCATCAGGCCGTCAACGAGACGGGGGGCCGCGGCGTGGCCGCAGCCCCCATGGGGGAATTCGTCTCGCAAATCGTTGCGAACTAGTTGCCGCCGCCGTGTCCGCCGCCCTGGTGATGGCAGTTCTGACGGCACTGCCGGCCCCAGTCCTTGATGCGCAGGAGGGCGATCCGGTGACGCTCGCGCTCGTCGCGCTTGCACTGCCGCTTGTCACCGCAGTTTTCCATGTTCTCGACGTGCCACCAGTTCTCGACGTCGAGGGAGTCCTGGACGGACTGCGCGCAGGCCTCGAGGCACTCGCCGTTGCGGCCACGCCAGAATTCGGAGTCCGTCATCTGGTCTTCGATGAGCTTGCAGGGGGCGAGCACTGCTGCGACCGCGCCGAGCGCGACGAGCAGCACGATCCGCCGGACGACGCGCGACGAGAAGGAAGCTGGAGCGAGATGCGACATCGGCGATCTCCACGCGACGGCAGCAAGGGGCGGCCGTTCTTGAAAGCTGCAGCATCCGTGCGGGGAATCGTGCGCGCGAATCCGTGCGGCGCCGATGCGAGTCGTCAGAAGCCCCAGACCAATCCGAGTCCCAGGGCCGGTTGTTCGAGGTCGAGCCACGCGGCACGCAACCGAATCACACCCCACGGGGTGAGGCCGACTCCGAAATTCCAGCGCTCGGAATCGTGTTCGATGGCGACGCTCGCGAGGGAACTGATCGAGACTTCAGCGGCTCCAAAAGCCCCGTCGAGCGTGTGCCGAGTAGCGTCGAAAGCCCGGGGAGCATAGCCGGTCGAGAGGCTCCACCGCAACGGCCGAATGTCGCCCGACCACCCCGCGACCGCATAGGTCGAGTGGAATCGCCGGGTTCCGAAGGCGTCTTCGATCCCGATCGAGACGTCGGGGATCCAGCCGCGCGATCTCAGAAGTTGCAGCCTCGCACTGCTCATGCGGTCTGCATCGGTGTAGCGAGAATCCGGGGCCAGGTCCTCGAACGGCCGCAGGCCCGGAATGACCGTCCAGCGAAGCCCCAGCTCGACCCGGGGCAGGAACCCGATCGTGGCGTACCACACCTCATTCGGGAACGCGTCCCGACCGTCCCACGATGCGCCCTGGCTCAGATTTCCATAGCCGACTTCGATGTTCCGCTGCCCGATGACGGTGGCGCTGGGGGTCACGATGAAGCCGGTCGTCCCGACGAACGAGGCCGGGTGACCGGAGCGCCGCGGTCGTGGTGCCGGGCGCCCTTCGAACGCGGCGGCGCGGCGCGGCTCGTTCGCCTGCAGGGTCGACAGTGCGAGGTCCTCGAGATAGCGCTCTCGCGACGCCACGCCGCCCATGAACACCCCGAGCGGCGCTGCCTCGTCGCGGTAGTCGATGTCGAAGCTCGCGACCGGGAGCACGCGCACCGGCGCTCGCGTCGGACGTGTCAGCGGTGGCACCGGGATCCCGAGCCGCAGTCCGGTGATTCGAATGTCCTCAGCGAAGGTCGTGAACAGCGCGACATCGAGATCCCCGAACGGGCGCTGGATCTCGAACTCCACGCCGCGATCGTTGTAGACGAACTGCGCGACGCGCATCCGCACCGCGACATCGAGCCCCGGGGGGTGAACAGTGACCCCCGCGAAGCCCGTCCACAGCCCGGGACGGGAATACGAGATTCCGTCCGGCTCGAACGCGAGGAATCCCGAGTAGTCGGCCTGGGCGTCGAACAGCACCGTGCCCTGCGCGATCGGTCGGGCGACTCCGAACGAGAACCCGTAGCGATTGTCGTCGAAGATTCCGCCCGTGATCGACGCGAGCCCGACTCCCCGGATCCACCCGAACTGTTCCAGTCCCGAAGGTCCGGGACGCAGTTCGTCTGCGTCCGGGTGCACGAAGTCGAAGCCGAAGTCGTTGGTGACCGGAATGCGAAGGCTCGCGCGCAGGCGTGCACCCGGCCACGGATTGAGCACCAGGCGCGGCTCGACGGTCAGGCTCACGAGCGAAGGATCGTAAAGGCGCCCGAGCTCGTAGCCGAATAGCGGGCCGACCAGAAGATCCACCGAGCGATGCGTCGAAGCGGTGCGGGGACCGCCGGGGCCGGCCGGGAAATCCCGCTCGAACGGATAGGTGACCCGGATCGGGCGGCCGTCGGCATCCAGCTCGATCGCGGCGGCCGGCAAGTCGAGTCGACGCTCACGAGCCACGCGCAGGCGTGGAAGGGCGGCGACCAGCCGACCCAGCGCATCGGCGGTGTGCCGGTGGCGTCGATTCTCGAAGTCCGCGGTCGCCGAGTCGTCGGCCGAAACCGCGAAGTTTTCGAGCCGCAGATCGTCGACGTCCGGCGCGGCTTCGGGAGCGGTGGCCGCGGTAACGGCGAGCACGACGAGCAGCAGCAGGGAAGTGGATCGAAGGGGGCGCATGAGGGGCGAAAAGGCTATCACACGACCGATCGCCGACACTTGCCCGAACTCGGGCGGTTGTGGCAGCGTCCGCCACCATGAAGACCTCGATCGTTCTCAGTGTGCTCGCGTTGTCGCTCGCGCTGCTCGGTTGCAACCGGCCGAAATCCTCTGGCAGCTCAACGTCCACTGGTGCGTCCGCTCAGACGCCCGCCGGCGATGCCTCGCCGACTTCACCTTCCACCGCGGGTGCCGCCGGAGAGGTGATCATGATGCCGAACGGAATCAGGCTGCAGGACCTGGTGATCGGTCAGGGCGCCGAAGCCCTCACCGGCAAGCAGATCGCGGTGCACTACACCGGCACCTACCCGGACGGCCGCGAGTTCGACACCTCACGCAGGGGCGGTCAGCCGTACGCGTTCATCCTCGGAGCCGGAAAGGTCATCCAGGGCTGGGACGAGGGTCTGGTGGGCATGCGGGTCGGCGGTCGCCGATTGCTCACGGTGCCGGCGGCGCTCGCCTATGGGGACCGCGGTCATCCGGCCGGAATCCCGCCCAATGCAACGCTGCTGTTCGACGTCGAGCTGATGGAAGTGAAGTGAGCGTCAAGCGGCTCGGAGCGGAACTCGAGCGGGCGCTGCGCGTGCGACCGAAGGGTGCGCCGCTCGCGGGACGCAAGAGCGACGACACGCCGGGCTGCGACGACAAGAAGCGAGCGGGCGCGCTGCTCGAGGCGAATCGTGCGCGCCTCGAGCTGCTGCAGAACCGGCTCCACGCCGAGAGCCGCCGATCGCTGCTGGTGGTGCTGCAGGGCATGGACACCTCGGGCAAGGACGGCGCGATCCGTCATGCGTTGACCGCGTTCAACCCCCTCGGATGCTATGCGTACGCCTTCGGAGTGCCGAGCGAAGTCGAGCGCTCGCACGACTTCCTGTGGCGCATTCATCAGGTGGTGCCGGCGGCGGGTGAGGTCGCGATCTTCAATCGTTCGCACTACGAGGACGTGCTGGTGGTGCGAGTGAAGGAACTGGTGCCGCGCGCGGTGTGGTCGCGCCGCTATGACGCGATCAATGCGTTCGAGCACGAGCTCGCCGAGCGCGGCACCACGGTGCTCAAGTTCTTTCTGCACATCTCGCGCGAGGAGCAGCGCGAGCGCCTGCTCGCGCGCGTCCACGATCCCGAGAAGCACTGGAAGTTCCGTGAGGGCGACCTCGAGGATCGCGAGCGCTGGAGCGAGTTCCGCGCCGCCTACTCCGATGCGCTGGCGCGCTGCAACACGGCGTGGGCTCCGTGGTATGTGATCCCAGCGGATCGCAAGTGGTACCGAGACCTGGCGATCTCACAGATCGTGGCCGACGCGCTCGAGCGCATGGATCCCAGGACTCCGGCGGTGACGCTCGACGTGCCGCGACTCGAGAAGCGCCTCGCCCCCTAGTCGCGCTCGCGCATCTGGACCGGCGACGCCAGCAGCGAGTCGATCGAGATCAGGCTGCCGTCCCTGCGCACCTGTCCGAACGTCAGCACGCCGGTCGGGCAGCTCTGCACGCACGCCGAACAGCGCACGCACTGGGGGTCCTGCATGGGCGCGCCCTGATTCGCGAAGCTCATCACGTCGATGCCCTGGTGACACACCGAAGTGCACACATTGCATGAGATGCACTTCTTCTTGTCGGCGACGATCGCGAAGCGGCTGAAGCGTGCGTAGATGTGCATGAGTGCGGCGAGCGGGCAGAAGAACCGGCACCAGAAGCGTCCCGAGTACCAGAAGTACACGCCGTAGCCGACGACACCGGCGAGAAACACATCGACCAGCCACTTGTAGCGTTCCTTGAGCACCGGGTCGAAGACGCGATCGATCGCGTTGCCGTCGGGCAGTATCCAGCCCACGATGCGCAGCACCAGCAACGCGAGGGCGATTGCGAGGATGCCCTGACCCGCGAGGTTGAGGCGATTCCAACCCGGACCGTGCGGCATCTTGTGACGATGTGTATCACCGAGCGTTTCGGCCAGTGCGCCGCACGAACAGATCCAGCCGCAGTAGACGCCTTTGCCGAAGAAGTAGATGCCGAGCGGGATCAGCACCAGCGTCTGCAGCCCGCCGATCGCGATCCACGCCCACAGCGGTTCGTGCGTGAAGATGTTGTAGACGTTGAGCGGCCACGCGAGGATCAGCCCGTAGGCGCGCCAGAACTCGCGACCATGACCGTAGGTGACAACCGGGAACAATGCGTCAGCGAGTGTTCGCGGCAGCCAGCCGTGGCGATCCATGAGCGGCAGGATTACTTCGGGCAGCAGGAACAGCGGAACCACTTGAACGGCGATCAGGGTGAGCGTCTGCGCCGTGATGTAGGGCGTGCGCCGCCGCTGGATGCGCTGAATGCCGAACACCGTGACGACCGTCGAGTAGGCAAGCGTGTACCAGAACGAGGGCCCCGAAGCGCTGATCGCCAGCGTACCGAGCAGGGTGCCGGGATCTGCGGCGGCGGTCGTGATCGCTCCACCGGCTCGCGCCAGCAACTCGGGAAGATTGGTGGGGAACCAGTGGCGCTGGTACCAAAGCTCCGAGAACCATCCGCCCGACTTCCAGTTGTAGAGCCACGCGCAGAACAGCACGAACGCGCCCATCGCGGCCCAGCGCCGCGGCGTCATCTCGCCTGCGATCGGGACGCCCGATCGGCGGAAGAACTCGAGCGGCGCCGCGCGGCCGAGCATGGCGAACACCACGTGATTCGGGATCGTGGTGGACTCGCCATCGCGGTTCTTCAGTACCACCTCGTCTGCGCGCACTTCGCTCACGGTCGAGCCGAGCGCCAGTTGGAGCCGGCCTTCGCGCGCGAGTGATTCGAGACGCGCGAGGTTCTCGCGCTTGGGGCGCGCGAACGACTGCTTTCGATAGGAGAGCGTGACGCGCGCGCCGCACTCGGCCAGCGCGATCGCGCTCTCGAGCGCCGAGTCGCCGCCGCCGACCACCAGCACGTCGAGGCCGCGGTGGTCGTTCGGGTCGTGGAGCCGATGGAAGACCTTGCCGCTCGAAACCGGTGCCGACTCGAGCGGACGAAACTCGCCGCTCCGTCCGATCGCGACCAGCACGCGACGTGCGTGTACCGTTTCGCCGTCGGCCATGTGCGCGGTCATTCGGTCGCCGTCGCGGCTCACGCGCGTCACGCGGCCTGGCGTGGTGACGATTCCCAGCGCCTCGGTCTGCGAGCGCAGCTCGTCGACGAGCGCCTCCTTGATTTTCGCGCCGACCTGCACGGCCCCTGCGGGCTGCCAGCCGTGCGGGTAGGTGAAGATCGGTTTGGCGCGCGGAAAATCGATCAGCGTCGCGAGCGGCTCGGCAGCTTCGATCACGCGATACGAGAGCCCCAGCGCCTGCGCTTCGGCCGCTGCCGCCAACCCGGAAACGCCGGCGCCGATCACCAGCAGATCGGGAACCGACGCGTCATTCGAGCGCGCGCGCATGAGCGGGTCGTTCGCGATCGTGCGCGCCACTCGCGCTCCCGAATCGAGCGCGAACTTGAGCAGCGGCACGCCGGTGAGATCACCCGCCACGTAGAGGCCCGGCACCGCAGTCGAGCCGTCGAGCCCCACCTCGGGCAGCGGTTCGACGGTGCCGGCCGGCCACCGCAAGTGCAGCCAGCGAGCGAAGCGGCGCAAGTTCTCAGTCATGCGTGGCACTGTCGCATCGGCTCTCAGCGATGACAATGCGCTCGCGAGCGGGCGAGCCGCGCACACCGATCGGCTTTGCGACATGACGACGAGCGGCTACAGTGGCGATGCGGTGACCCGCGACATTCAGCGTGCGGCGCGCCGCCGGCCTCGCCACGCACCAGCCCTCCGGCACAGGAGCCCATGCTGAGCTACGACTGGAGACATCCCGAACGAGTGGTTCCCTGGAAGCCGCGGCATCGCTTCCGGGTGACCGAGGCGGGCCGCTCGGCGTTCGATGACTATTCTCGTGTCTTGAAGCTGGCACAGGATGCCTCGAATCCTCGTGAAGCGCTCGACGGCGCAAAGACCGCGTGGGCCGAACCGTTCAAGCTGCGGACCTCGGACGGCATCGTGCTCGAGGATCTGGTCTCGGGGCGAACCTGCCTCGCCGACATCGCGGAGACCCTCGCGGCGTGTGATCTCACGCTGCGAGAGGCGCGCGGTGCGATCGACCGGCTGCTGGCGGCCTCGCTCATCGAGAGCGTGGATCCGCTCCCCGGAAGCTAACGAGCCGGCTGGCAGGTTGTGACCGGCGCCCCGGAACGCTTCCAACCGCTCGAGCGGCTCGTGCGTCTACTGGGAACCATGGTCTCGCGCTGGTGGGTTCCTCTGCTCCTCACACTCGTCGGGCTGGCCGCCATCGGCGCCGGCCCCGCCGACGAGTTGGGCGCGCGACTCTCCGCGCCGTCGACGCTCGACGCCCTTGCCGG
It encodes the following:
- a CDS encoding FKBP-type peptidyl-prolyl cis-trans isomerase yields the protein MKTSIVLSVLALSLALLGCNRPKSSGSSTSTGASAQTPAGDASPTSPSTAGAAGEVIMMPNGIRLQDLVIGQGAEALTGKQIAVHYTGTYPDGREFDTSRRGGQPYAFILGAGKVIQGWDEGLVGMRVGGRRLLTVPAALAYGDRGHPAGIPPNATLLFDVELMEVK
- a CDS encoding polyphosphate kinase 2 family protein, whose amino-acid sequence is MRVRPKGAPLAGRKSDDTPGCDDKKRAGALLEANRARLELLQNRLHAESRRSLLVVLQGMDTSGKDGAIRHALTAFNPLGCYAYAFGVPSEVERSHDFLWRIHQVVPAAGEVAIFNRSHYEDVLVVRVKELVPRAVWSRRYDAINAFEHELAERGTTVLKFFLHISREEQRERLLARVHDPEKHWKFREGDLEDRERWSEFRAAYSDALARCNTAWAPWYVIPADRKWYRDLAISQIVADALERMDPRTPAVTLDVPRLEKRLAP
- a CDS encoding NAD(P)-binding domain-containing protein, with the protein product MTENLRRFARWLHLRWPAGTVEPLPEVGLDGSTAVPGLYVAGDLTGVPLLKFALDSGARVARTIANDPLMRARSNDASVPDLLVIGAGVSGLAAAAEAQALGLSYRVIEAAEPLATLIDFPRAKPIFTYPHGWQPAGAVQVGAKIKEALVDELRSQTEALGIVTTPGRVTRVSRDGDRMTAHMADGETVHARRVLVAIGRSGEFRPLESAPVSSGKVFHRLHDPNDHRGLDVLVVGGGDSALESAIALAECGARVTLSYRKQSFARPKRENLARLESLAREGRLQLALGSTVSEVRADEVVLKNRDGESTTIPNHVVFAMLGRAAPLEFFRRSGVPIAGEMTPRRWAAMGAFVLFCAWLYNWKSGGWFSELWYQRHWFPTNLPELLARAGGAITTAAADPGTLLGTLAISASGPSFWYTLAYSTVVTVFGIQRIQRRRTPYITAQTLTLIAVQVVPLFLLPEVILPLMDRHGWLPRTLADALFPVVTYGHGREFWRAYGLILAWPLNVYNIFTHEPLWAWIAIGGLQTLVLIPLGIYFFGKGVYCGWICSCGALAETLGDTHRHKMPHGPGWNRLNLAGQGILAIALALLVLRIVGWILPDGNAIDRVFDPVLKERYKWLVDVFLAGVVGYGVYFWYSGRFWCRFFCPLAALMHIYARFSRFAIVADKKKCISCNVCTSVCHQGIDVMSFANQGAPMQDPQCVRCSACVQSCPTGVLTFGQVRRDGSLISIDSLLASPVQMRERD